Proteins from a genomic interval of Phlebotomus papatasi isolate M1 chromosome 3, Ppap_2.1, whole genome shotgun sequence:
- the LOC129806735 gene encoding uncharacterized protein LOC129806735, producing the protein MASIELKALHIERGICKRMLTNIERRVSETSSFTEQLIDVLLGEVQSTLNRFTPIQTQIEIFVDDDPKLKVHEENEGDSFNNRCVDLRLKLGHIAETCKGSSNGSLPQQEALDSSIADVLLKQTDLLDKIAEWQRSSPGATNSESSATRSKLPQLNLPSFDGKYIDWPQFRDAFENAIHNNDSLRDSEKMQYLKMYLTGGAAADISTIPISNQTYQSTWDSLKAQYNKKVHLVNAYIQQFMAQTQKKVENASDLPSASRRYKQIVDGLRALGPECFSLDMWLIYLMKLNMSENFRQEWEKGRSADQMSTIDEFFKFMSDVTDVMERASHGTSPAPPSVQKTTNKSNKSGFKTHHTNATKCPECEGEHALPQCEKFLALSLYERRERMAQHHLCYNCMKPHHSAAKCQSKGKCQKCGRRHHTLLHPPKMDPVPEEIDQSVKPQVKPVAAKEVVPQSQKTPEQSPTTSSTITTHHSAVHRKALLPTAIVNVRDVYGKYQACRVLIDGGGECTMMSEECAQRLALPRSKARIAVHGAGEVNVGYTRGLVHLEVVSRYDPNDKIEVQAYVMEKVTSKLPSVDLSGFKWDHIKSLQLADPQYTVPGKIDIILGAEYAFEINLPQTLKGDSGQPIAQLTIFGWIVGGRIDSPLNSITSLHTHYNLDEMLKRFWEVEESHLDKQPLLTEEEVMCEEHFTQTHSRDDTGRYVVKLPFKKDHKPLGNSSSTALARFQSLERKLSRDPDFHEQYKAFMGEYIGLNHMELVTGHDLKPEDESYFLPHQAVLRPTSETTKLRVVFDASATTRPNNPSLNDILAIGPTRQDDLLVLLLRFRTHKVAMSADVEKMYRQILVASEDRDYQRVFWRTNSQEKIQIFRLGTVTYGTSSAPFLAVRVLHQIAMDYKDDYPEACEVISTSFYMDDLLCGAESIEDGKKLQKEIQDVLGKGHFVLRKWASNSSEVLDQVPPDLQAITPDEVKAHTKSISALGLKWSPGPDNFSLVIDALPLVRTKRDLCAAAAKVFDPLGFICPVTINLKMMFQSLWLIPNLQWDDELPDDTAKSYERVQTEFSLIQKIVIPRAIPTQKDVIEIHGFADASERAYGAVIYAKGMDADGNIEINIVIAKSKVAPLKPITIPRMELNAAVLLTQLVTKVKDSLGNKMVEVHAWSDSTIVLQWLQEPPRTWNNYVARRVYAIQEVVPPTHWRHVPTAQNPADCISRGVSPKELSEHTLWWHGPQWLSENEEKWPENKVKRGKTGEERSSHAVSLVTQNQVDPLDLLIERTSGHLKTVRYLAYWLRFIGNLRVKKEERKTGFLTVSELQNATTCILKHIQQKVFPVEYKSCGQGHPLPRSSKLLKLVPFLDKDGLMRVQGRLANSNMDYSTQHPIILPSADKFVRDLIVFTHEMNLHAGPAILMNTLRTKYWILGLRNLVKGITRKCVKCIKAKPTTETPFMGDLPAARVQQNRPFYQTGCDFAGPIKIRASKLRKAPVMKAYICVFICMTTKAMHLEAVSDLTTDAFLASLRRFTARRGHCHTIFCDNGTNFLGASGTSREERLKGIRTHQHKVTSEMSGNGTRFSFIPVHSPTFGGLWERGVSSVKSHLRRVLGESLLTFEELATVLAQIEACLNSRPLCAKSSDIDDNEPLTPGHFLVGHAMNLTPGPDLLEVNPNRLSRWLLLQRMVQHFWKRWHVEYITSLQHRSKWYEKKRNLCVGDLVLLRDNLLKPTYWRMGKITAVHPGNDDIVRVATVKTTDGMQKRAVNTLAWLPTDGFLSPSRTQEGENVGNEDEQKANRQNI; encoded by the coding sequence ATGGCGAGTATCGAGCTGAAAGCTCTCCATATCGAAAGAGGTATCTGCAAGAGGATGCTCACAAACATTGAGAGAAGAGTCTCTGAGACTTCAAGCTTCACTGAGCAGTTGATTGATGTACTTCTTGGCGAAGTCCAGTCTACACTGAATAGGTTTACACCAATTCAGACACAAATTGAGATTTTCGTTGATGACGATCCCAAATTGAAAGTTCACGAAGAGAATGAGGGTGACTCATTCAACAACAGATGCGTGGATCTTCGACTCAAACTTGGGCACATTGCTGAAACATGCAAAGGGAGTTCGAACGGAAGTCTTCCACAGCAAGAGGCTTTGGACAGTAGCATCGCTGATGTTCTACTGAAACAAACGGATCTTTTGGATAAGATCGCTGAGTGGCAGAGGTCTAGCCCAGGAGCAACCAATTCTGAGAGTAGTGCAACACGCTCCAAACTGCCACAATTGAACCTTCCgtcttttgatggaaaatacATAGATTGGCCGCAATTCAGGGACGCATTTGAGAATGCCATTCACAACAACGATTCTCTCAGAGATAGTGAAAAGATGCAGTATTTGAAGATGTATCTAACTGGAGGTGCTGCTGCGGACATCAGTACTATACCGATCTCCAATCAGACTTATCAATCTACCTGGGACAGTCTGAAGGCTCAGTACAACAAAAAGGTTCACCTCGTGAATGCATACATCCAACAGTTTATGGCACAAACTCAAAAGAAGGTCGAAAATGCGTCAGATTTGCCATCTGCTAGTAGGAGATACAAGCAGATCGTTGATGGTCTCAGAGCTTTGGGACCCGAGTGCTTCTCGCTCGACATGTGGCTCATTTATTTGATGAAATTAAATATGAGCGAGAACTTCAGGCAAGAGTGGGAGAAAGGACGAAGTGCAGATCAGATGTCAACAATCGATGAATTCTTCAAATTCATGAGTGACGTGACAGATGTTATGGAACGTGCTTCTCATGGCACTTCTCCTGCCCCACCTTCAGTGCAAAAGACTACCAACAAGTCAAACAAGTCTGGGTTTAAGACCCACCACACGAATGCTACAAAATGTCCGGAATGCGAGGGTGAACATGCTTTGCCACAATGTGAGAAGTTCCTGGCACTTTCGCTCTACGAGAGGCGTGAAAGGATGGCACAACATCATCTTTGCTACAACTGTATGAAACCACATCATTCAGCTGCCAAGTGTCAATCCAAGGGGAAGTGTCAGAAGTGCGGTAGGAGGCATCACACTCTGCTACACCCTCCAAAGATGGATCCAGTTCCGGAAGAGATTGATCAATCTGTGAAACCTCAGGTGAAACCAGTAGCCGCAAAGGAAGTTGTACCTCAGTCACAGAAGACTCCTGAACAGTCACCAACTACTTCTTCAACCATCACAACTCATCACTCCGCAGTTCACCGCAAGGCATTACTGCCAACCGCTATTGTCAACGTGAGGGATGTTTACGGCAAGTATCAGGCTTGTCGAGTGCTTATTGATGGCGGAGGAGAGTGCACGATGATGTCAGAAGAGTGCGCTCAGAGACTTGCGTTGCCTAGATCCAAAGCTAGGATTGCTGTTCATGGAGCTGGAGAAGTGAATGTAGGCTACACAAGGGGGCTAGTCCACCTGGAAGTCGTCTCAAGATATGATCCGAATGACAAAATCGAGGTTCAAGCTTATGTTATGGAAAAGGTTACTTCCAAGTTGCCTTCCGTGGATCTCTCAGGGTTTAAGTGGGATCATATCAAGAGCCTGCAGCTTGCTGATCCTCAATATACCGTTCCGGGAAAGATAGACATCATTCTTGGGGCTGAATACGCTTTTGAGATCAACTTGCCGCAAACACTCAAAGGGGACTCTGGACAACCAATAGCTCAGCTTACCATTTTCGGATGGATTGTGGGTGGTCGGATCGATAGCCCACTCAACAGCATCACTTCACTGCATACGCATTACAATTTGGATGAGATGCTAAAGAGATTTTGGGAGGTTGAGGAAAGCCACCTCGACAAACAACCTCTACTTACAGAGGAAGAAGTCATGTGTGAAGAACACTTCACACAAACACACTCAAGGGACGACACAGGCCGTTATGTCGTCAAATTACCATTCAAAAAGGATCACAAACCATTGGGAAATTCAAGCTCAACAGCGCTAGCTCGTTTCCAATCATTGGAAAGAAAGCTATCCCGAGACCCAGACTTCCATGAGCAATACAAGGCGTTCATGGGGGAATATATCGGCTTGAATCATATGGAACTAGTGACTGGACATGATCTGAAACCTGAGGATGAATCGTATTTCTTGCCACATCAAGCTGTTCTCAGACCTACAAGTGAGACAACCAAACTGAGAGTTGTCTTTGATGCGTCAGCAACCACTCGCCCGAACAATCCTTCGCTCAATGATATACTGGCGATTGGTCCTACCCGACAAGATGATCTGCTTGTGTTGCTTTTGCGTTTTCGAACGCACAAAGTAGCTATGTCCGCTGACGTAGAGAAGATGTACAGACAGATCCTGGTTGCAAGCGAGGACAGAGATTACCAAAGAGTGTTCTGGAGGACAAATTCTCAGGAGAAGATTCAGATCTTTCGACTCGGTACCGTGACGTATGGTACGTCAAGTGCACCGTTTCTTGCTGTGAGAGTTCTTCATCAAATAGCTATGGACTACAAGGATGATTATCCAGAGGCCTGTGAAGTTATCTCCACATCATTTTACATGGATGATTTGCTATGTGGAGCTGAGTCCATCGAAGACGGCAAGAAACTTCAAAAGGAGATCCAGGATGTTCTAGGCAAGGGACATTTTGTTCTTAGAAAATGGGCATCTAATTCTAGTGAGGTTCTAGATCAAGTTCCGCCTGATCTCCAAGCTATTACACCCGACGAGGTCAAAGCACACACCAAATCGATCTCAGCCCTTGGGCTTAAGTGGTCACCAGGTCCAGACAACTTTTCTTTGGTTATTGATGCTCTACCCCTGGTAAGGACGAAACGCGATTTGTGTGCTGCTGCAGCGAAGGTGTTTGACCCATTGGGATTTATCTGCCCTGTCACGATAAATCTAAAGATGATGTTCCAATCTCTTTGGCTGATTCCTAATCTTCAATGGGACGATGAACTGCCAGATGATACAGCGAAATCGTATGAGAGAGTGCAGACTGAATTTTCCTTAATTCAGAAAATAGTCATTCCGAGAGCGATTCCAACCCAGAAAGATGTGATTGAAATTCATGGATTCGCTGATGCATCAGAACGAGCGTACGGAGCTGTCATCTACGCAAAGGGTATGGATGCTGATGGGAACATCGAGATCAACATTGTGATTGCCAAATCCAAAGTGGCTCCCCTAAAACCAATCACAATCCCAAGAATGGAGCTAAATGCTGCTGTTTTGCTTACACAACTGGTCACAAAGGTCAAAGATTCTCTGGGAAACAAGATGGTGGAAGTTCATGCGTGGTCTGATTCAACAATTGTTCTTCAATGGCTTCAAGAACCACCCAGGACATGGAACAATTATGTAGCTAGGCGTGTTTACGCTATTCAAGAGGTCGTTCCACCTACTCATTGGCGCCATGTGCCTACGGCACAGAATCCTGCAGATTGCATTTCCAGAGGAGTATCCCCAAAGGAGCTTTCGGAGCACACCTTGTGGTGGCATGGACCACAATGGCTCAGTGAGAATGAAGAGAAGTGGCCAGAGAACAAGGTGAAGAGGGGGAAAACAGGCGAAGAGAGATCATCCCATGCAGTTTCCCTCGTGACGCAAAACCAAGTCGACCCTCTTGATCTGCTGATTGAGAGAACTTCCGGACATCTGAAGACTGTGCGGTATCTAGCTTACTGGCTCCGTTTTATTGGGAATTTGAGAGTCAAGAAAGAGGAGCGAAAAACGGGTTTCCTGACAGTTAGTGAGTTGCAGAATGCCACAACTTGTATTCTGAAACATATTCAGCAGAAAGTATTTCCGGTTGAATACAAGAGCTGTGGACAAGGACACCCTCTTCCGAGATCGAGCAAGTTATTGAAACTTGTTCCTTTCCTGGACAAAGATGGATTGATGCGGGTTCAGGGCCGACTGGCAAACTCAAACATGGATTACTCCACACAGCACCCCATCATTTTGCCATCTGCTGACAAATTTGTGAGAGACCTGATAGTGTTCACCCATGAGATGAATCTTCATGCTGGACCGGCGATTCTGATGAACACTTTACGCACGAAATATTGGATTCTTGGGCTCAGGAATCTTGTCAAGGGCATCACCAGGAAGTGTGTGAAGTGCATCAAGGCGAAACCAACTACTGAGACACCGTTTATGGGCGACTTGCCTGCAGCTAGAGTCCAACAGAACAGGCCATTTTACCAGACGGGTTGTGATTTCGCGGGACCCATCAAGATTCGCGCATCCAAGCTGAGGAAGGCACCGGTCATGAAGGCCTACATATGTGTATTCATATGCATGACCACGAAGGCGATGCATCTTGAGGCCGTCAGTGATCTGACCACTGACGCTTTCCTGGCGAGTCTACGGAGATTTACCGCACGTAGAGGGCATTGTCACACAATTTTCTGTGACAATGGCACCAATTTCCTTGGAGCATCAGGGACATCTCGTGAAGAGAGGCTCAAGGGAATCCGTACCCACCAGCACAAAGTGACTTCAGAGATGTCAGGTAATGGAACACGATTTAGTTTCATTCCAGTCCATTCACCCACGTTTGGAGGTCTTTGGGAACGTGGGGTTTCCAGTGTGAAATCTCATCTACGACGAGTGCTGGGGGAAAGTCTGCTAACTTTCGAGGAACTAGCAACAGTTCTGGCACAAATAGAAGCGTGCCTGAACTCACGCCCACTCTGTGCGAAGTCTTCGGACATAGATGACAACGAACCATTGACACCCGGCCATTTCCTGGTCGGACACGCGATGAATCTGACCCCTGGACCAGATTTGCTTGAGGTTAATCCCAACCGTTTGAGCCGATGGTTGCTACTTCAGCGCATGGTGCAACACTTCTGGAAGCGCTGGCATGTGGAGTACATCACATCGCTTCAACACAGATCCAAGTGGTACGAGAAGAAGAGGAACCTCTGTGTTGGAGATTTAGTGCTGCTTCGAGATAACCTTCTCAAACCCACTTACTGGAGAATGGGAAAAATCACTGCTGTCCATCCGGGCAATGATGACATCGTTCGGGTCGCAACAGTGAAAACAACCGACGGCATGCAGAAACGGGCAGTCAATACCTTGGCCTGGCTGCCCACAGACGGTTTCTTGAGCCCCTCCAGGACTCAAGAGGGGGAAAATGTGGGAAATGAA